In Pedobacter sp. SL55, the following proteins share a genomic window:
- a CDS encoding Ig-like domain-containing protein: MLKIDALKRSISKKNALLSQCLFVVLFWLINVFSANAQICGTSGIDGPSTNTNPINTYFPVSGNKTLQVGQTFIQLDPVPPTDTHGNNYGNVAIRPGDLILIIQMQDAEINYQDSRRYGSGTNNSGADGLGGTGYTTMGYSGKFEYVIALNALPITGGTLNFRGAGPGNGVVNEYVNSAPTNTRGQRRFQIVRVPQYSNLTLTSDITTVPYNGRAGGVIAFDVAGNMNFNSFKIDASEKGFRGGFGPNQSTDPGQNKSNIYVLESTDTRSVGKGEGIAGTPRYMYDGYTDVDNGIEGLPGGSYGRGAPANAGGGGNDHNAGGGGGGNGGQGGVGGLGWQGGGGSTDPNGGRPGINFALDLTRLIMGGGGGGGDANNASTGVKGGVGGGIILVNVEKIVGNGVIVANGGNGERGEYAGAPDGAGGGGAGGTIFIRSLANSAGATLTVQANGGRGGNTVNDNNNEHGPGGGGGGGVVYYNVPGAVVNATVTRGASGKANDGNGIAHGASDGRDGLRSPFANTDLPTYLQGGGQICYPELTAVLTEANPGIPGSRNAGTTAIYTFTLSNATTGGNAGGVQAELKLPAGFTLTSITASMVGATGATNPTFNLVGGVYYIGSTNLANAYNIAPGGQVVFTINVDIANNVAEGMHHASAQATYLDPTRTSANPNRRVTAKNNAFAGSNTAYETGNAGDVHGNNYNGDLPTSTGEDVHINAKPLPNDFEIDVIECDVKAQGTLTATDPDAAHTPATLVYTLEGTYDTSKGTFTLNPNGAFLFVPVERFFGVITIQFRVTDPLGAYRIGALTINQPKPLLDLTETISHITVYGANNGAITVVSSGGVGAHTYSWLYPDGSVVTSQNIGNLLPGQYTLTVTDANGCKYSEPYVVREPPLVTLSPTHPVCVGEVNIALPFANPRVNPTVYSIIWDGAALAAGLANVSDAALPIIVAPASSANITISVPANIGMGTYNGVLKVKNAAGDVSQELPFQIMITPYPVKANIELIQ, from the coding sequence ATGTTAAAAATTGATGCGCTGAAACGTTCTATATCTAAAAAAAATGCGCTGCTAAGCCAATGCTTATTCGTGGTGCTTTTTTGGCTAATCAATGTTTTTTCTGCAAACGCTCAAATTTGCGGAACATCGGGTATAGACGGGCCAAGTACCAATACAAATCCCATCAACACTTACTTTCCTGTTTCGGGTAATAAAACTTTGCAAGTGGGACAAACTTTTATTCAGTTAGATCCGGTGCCACCCACAGATACGCATGGCAACAATTACGGAAATGTAGCTATCCGTCCAGGAGATTTGATCCTGATTATCCAAATGCAGGATGCCGAAATTAACTATCAGGATAGTAGACGTTATGGCTCTGGTACTAATAACAGTGGTGCCGATGGCTTGGGTGGTACGGGTTACACTACTATGGGCTACTCGGGCAAATTCGAATATGTAATTGCACTAAATGCCCTGCCAATTACCGGCGGAACTTTAAATTTTAGAGGTGCTGGCCCTGGAAACGGGGTGGTAAATGAGTATGTAAATTCGGCGCCAACTAACACCCGTGGGCAAAGAAGGTTTCAAATTGTAAGGGTGCCCCAGTACTCTAACTTAACCTTAACTTCTGATATTACTACAGTGCCCTATAATGGTAGGGCGGGTGGTGTAATTGCTTTTGATGTGGCGGGCAACATGAATTTTAACAGTTTTAAAATTGATGCGTCCGAGAAAGGTTTTAGGGGAGGTTTTGGACCCAACCAATCCACAGATCCGGGGCAGAACAAAAGCAATATTTATGTTTTAGAATCTACCGATACCCGCTCTGTAGGTAAAGGCGAAGGCATTGCCGGCACACCTCGTTACATGTACGATGGCTACACGGATGTAGATAACGGTATAGAAGGTTTGCCAGGAGGTTCTTACGGTCGCGGTGCACCAGCTAATGCTGGCGGTGGCGGTAACGATCATAATGCTGGCGGTGGCGGTGGCGGTAACGGTGGGCAGGGCGGCGTTGGTGGACTAGGCTGGCAGGGCGGTGGTGGCAGTACCGATCCTAATGGTGGCAGGCCCGGAATTAATTTTGCCTTAGATTTAACTAGGCTAATTATGGGCGGCGGCGGCGGCGGTGGCGATGCTAATAATGCTTCTACAGGGGTTAAAGGCGGTGTAGGCGGCGGTATCATTTTAGTAAACGTAGAAAAAATTGTAGGTAACGGTGTAATTGTAGCTAACGGAGGTAATGGCGAGCGTGGCGAATACGCCGGAGCACCCGATGGTGCTGGTGGCGGTGGTGCTGGTGGTACTATTTTTATCAGATCTTTAGCTAATAGCGCTGGTGCTACTTTAACAGTACAGGCCAATGGCGGTAGGGGCGGTAATACCGTAAATGATAATAACAATGAGCATGGGCCCGGAGGTGGTGGCGGTGGTGGTGTAGTCTACTACAATGTACCAGGTGCAGTGGTAAATGCTACCGTAACCAGAGGGGCTTCTGGAAAGGCAAATGATGGCAATGGGATAGCGCATGGAGCTTCTGATGGAAGGGATGGCCTACGTAGTCCATTTGCCAATACCGATTTGCCAACCTATTTACAGGGTGGCGGCCAAATCTGCTATCCAGAACTAACGGCTGTTTTAACCGAAGCTAATCCGGGTATACCCGGAAGTAGAAATGCAGGCACTACAGCTATTTACACTTTTACTTTAAGCAACGCTACTACGGGTGGTAATGCTGGTGGTGTACAGGCCGAACTTAAATTGCCTGCTGGTTTTACCTTAACTTCTATCACTGCTAGTATGGTAGGTGCTACGGGGGCAACTAATCCAACGTTTAACTTGGTTGGCGGCGTATACTACATTGGTTCTACCAATTTAGCCAATGCTTATAACATTGCTCCAGGCGGGCAGGTGGTTTTTACCATCAATGTAGATATAGCTAATAACGTAGCTGAGGGTATGCATCATGCCAGTGCACAAGCCACCTATCTAGACCCAACCCGAACTTCTGCTAATCCAAACAGAAGGGTAACGGCAAAAAATAATGCCTTTGCTGGCAGTAACACGGCGTACGAAACCGGTAACGCCGGCGATGTGCATGGCAATAATTACAATGGAGATTTACCCACTTCAACTGGAGAAGATGTTCATATCAATGCCAAGCCCCTGCCTAACGATTTTGAAATAGATGTGATAGAATGTGACGTAAAAGCGCAAGGAACGCTCACCGCAACCGACCCTGATGCGGCACACACACCTGCTACTTTAGTATATACGCTAGAAGGAACTTACGATACCAGTAAAGGAACTTTTACCCTTAACCCAAATGGCGCATTTCTTTTTGTACCTGTAGAACGTTTTTTTGGCGTAATTACTATTCAGTTTAGGGTAACCGATCCGCTGGGTGCCTATCGTATTGGTGCATTAACCATTAACCAGCCCAAACCGCTATTAGATTTAACGGAAACCATTAGTCATATCACTGTTTATGGTGCTAATAACGGAGCTATCACTGTGGTTTCTAGCGGTGGGGTGGGTGCACATACCTATAGCTGGCTTTATCCCGATGGTAGCGTGGTTACTAGTCAAAATATTGGTAACCTACTGCCGGGCCAATACACACTTACTGTAACTGATGCCAATGGTTGCAAATACAGCGAGCCTTATGTAGTAAGAGAACCTCCGTTGGTAACCTTATCGCCCACTCATCCAGTTTGCGTAGGCGAAGTAAATATTGCTTTGCCTTTTGCTAACCCTAGGGTAAATCCAACGGTTTACAGTATCATTTGGGATGGGGCCGCACTTGCGGCAGGTTTAGCTAACGTAAGTGATGCCGCCTTGCCAATAATTGTAGCGCCAGCAAGCAGTGCCAATATCACTATTTCAGTGCCCGCCAATATTGGCATGGGTACCTATAATGGTGTGCTAAAAGTAAAAAATGCGGCAGGAGATGTAAGTCAAGAGCTGCCTTTCCAAATCATGATTACGCCCTATCCAGTAAAAGCGAATATAGAACTCATTCAATAA
- a CDS encoding DUF4397 domain-containing protein, with protein sequence MLRIKLKIRPIAFVLVAMGTMVLGACKKETPVMEVGDAKVRFVNSYVNADPQDFYQDNQKLTNQPIEYATYGSYIKVKSGQTVLWSSNATEAKATAAIDAILYGNAQYTLFYYQTKEAKPAIAGYINEPKIPAAGKFRVRFLNLALTFEDRSLIVKSINNSATVPDLALKFGDYPVYSELLVGTEITVNVSEKNVLTRFGINEFKEGKIYLVWFDTLDGVKVDFHVVEQ encoded by the coding sequence ATGTTAAGGATTAAGCTAAAAATTAGACCGATAGCTTTTGTTTTAGTGGCAATGGGCACCATGGTTTTGGGAGCTTGTAAAAAAGAAACTCCGGTAATGGAAGTGGGGGATGCTAAAGTACGTTTTGTGAATAGCTATGTCAATGCTGATCCGCAAGACTTTTATCAGGATAATCAAAAGCTCACTAACCAGCCCATTGAGTATGCGACCTACGGTAGCTATATAAAGGTTAAGTCTGGGCAAACGGTCTTATGGTCAAGCAATGCTACAGAAGCTAAGGCTACTGCGGCAATAGATGCCATTTTGTATGGAAATGCTCAATATACGTTGTTTTATTACCAAACAAAAGAGGCAAAACCTGCGATTGCTGGTTATATTAACGAACCAAAAATACCAGCAGCAGGTAAGTTTAGGGTAAGGTTTTTAAACTTGGCTTTAACTTTCGAGGATAGGTCTTTAATCGTAAAATCGATAAATAATTCGGCTACGGTACCAGATTTAGCTTTGAAGTTTGGCGATTATCCAGTGTATTCGGAATTGCTTGTAGGTACCGAGATTACCGTTAATGTAAGTGAAAAAAATGTGTTGACCCGTTTTGGGATTAACGAATTTAAAGAGGGTAAGATATATTTGGTATGGTTTGATACTTTAGATGGTGTAAAAGTTGATTTTCACGTAGTTGAGCAATAA
- the uxuA gene encoding mannonate dehydratase — protein MSKKLLQTWRWYGPNDPVSLQDVKQAGASGIVTALHHIPHGEVWPLADIQERKAIIEAAGLTWSVVESVPVHEAIKTRRANAQQYIENYNQTLKNLAANGIKTVCYNFMPVLDWTRTQLDLEMPNGAKALYFNWTDLAIFDIYILERENAAADFPASILEKAKAKFATMSQKDIDFLRINVLMGIPNEKEIELETLRASIGEYKTIGHDGLRANLAWFLSGIAETCTTLGIKMTIHPDDPPYPILGLPRIASTKEDFIDILKRVDQSFNGICYCTGSLGAGTKNNLVEIFEAVKERVYFLHLRNVKKDEEGNFFEADHLGGDVNMYDVMKAVTAENAKRNEPMPFRPDHGHQMLDDLNKVTNPGYSAIGRLRGLAELRGLELGITGNY, from the coding sequence ATGAGCAAGAAACTATTACAGACGTGGCGTTGGTACGGGCCAAACGACCCGGTATCACTACAAGATGTTAAACAAGCAGGCGCATCGGGCATTGTAACTGCGCTGCACCATATTCCGCATGGCGAAGTTTGGCCACTAGCAGACATACAAGAGCGCAAAGCGATTATAGAGGCAGCAGGGTTAACGTGGAGCGTAGTAGAAAGTGTACCCGTTCACGAGGCCATTAAAACCCGCAGAGCCAATGCCCAACAATATATCGAAAACTATAACCAAACGTTGAAAAACTTGGCGGCCAATGGCATAAAAACGGTTTGCTATAATTTTATGCCCGTTTTAGACTGGACACGTACGCAGTTAGATCTAGAAATGCCAAACGGCGCAAAAGCCCTATATTTTAACTGGACAGATTTGGCCATTTTCGACATCTATATCTTAGAAAGAGAAAATGCCGCCGCCGATTTCCCGGCCTCAATTTTGGAGAAAGCAAAGGCTAAATTTGCCACGATGAGCCAAAAAGATATCGACTTTTTACGCATCAACGTGTTAATGGGCATCCCTAACGAAAAAGAAATAGAACTGGAGACTTTAAGAGCTAGCATTGGCGAATACAAAACTATTGGTCACGATGGTTTAAGAGCTAACTTGGCCTGGTTTTTATCTGGCATTGCCGAAACCTGTACCACATTGGGCATTAAGATGACGATACACCCAGATGACCCACCCTATCCTATTTTAGGTTTACCACGTATTGCAAGTACCAAGGAAGATTTTATCGATATTTTAAAAAGAGTAGACCAGTCTTTTAATGGCATTTGCTATTGCACCGGCTCGTTAGGCGCTGGAACTAAAAACAATTTGGTTGAAATTTTTGAAGCGGTTAAAGAACGTGTTTACTTTTTACACCTGCGCAATGTTAAAAAAGACGAAGAAGGCAACTTTTTTGAAGCAGACCACTTGGGCGGAGATGTAAATATGTATGATGTGATGAAGGCTGTTACTGCCGAAAATGCGAAGCGAAATGAGCCCATGCCTTTCAGACCAGACCACGGGCATCAAATGTTGGACGACTTGAACAAAGTAACCAACCCTGGCTACTCGGCAATAGGTAGACTACGTGGTTTAGCAGAACTGCGTGGTTTAGAGCTAGGTATTACTGGAAACTATTAG